In Candidatus Manganitrophus morganii, the genomic window ATGCTGGAAGGAGTTGAAGTCTTGTTGGTGGACGATGAGGCCGACGCCCGCGAACTGCTCACTCTGATTCTTCAAAGATCGGGCGCCCGGGTGATCACCGTTTCATCGGCCCGAGAGGCGATCGACAGGCTCAAGCGGAAAAAGCCCGATCTTTTGGTGAGCGATATTGAAATGCCGGGAGAGGATGGTTATTCCCTGATCCGGAGGGTCCGGGCGCGAGAGGCCGAACGCGGGGAAGGGAGCGTTCCGGCGGTGGCGTTGACCGCTTATGCCGGAAGGGCCGATCGACGGCGGGCCCTCATGGCCGGTTTTCAAAAGCATGTTCCCAAGCCGGTCGATCCCGCGGGATTGGTCGCCGTGGTGGCGGGCCTGATCGGACTTCCGAAGGAGGAGCATCGGGCCCCCGATCGATCCTCGGACGAAGCGAATTCCCGCTGATCCGACGCGTTCCCTTTACGCCCCTTCAATTTTCCCATCGACCATTTTGATGAGCCGATCGGCCTGAAGCGACAGCTTCTCGTTATGCGTCACTAGGACGAAGGTGGTCCCCCTTTCCCGGTTGAGCTTTTTTAGCAGGGAGAAGACCTCATCGCTCGTGTGGGTGTCGAGATTTCCGGTCGGCTCGTCGGCCAGAATTAATTGCGGCTGCAGGACCAGCGCCCGTGCGATGGCGACCCGTTGCTGCTCCCCCCCGGAGAGTTGCCCCGGCCGGTGGGTCAGCCGATGACCCAACCCGACCGCTTCGAGCATTTCCTGAGCGGCTGCTTCGATCTTCTGCCGCTCCATCCGTCGGATCAATCCCGGCATCATGACATTTTCGAGCGCCGTGAATTCGGGAAGAAGATGATGGAACTGAAAGACATAGCCGATCTTTCGATTCCGGAATTCGGCCAGCTCCCGATCGGACCGGGAGAAGAGGTCGATCCCTTCAAAGAAGACCTTCCCGGAGGTCGGGCGGTCGAGCGCGCCGAGGAGATGGAGCAGCGTGCTCTTGCCGACCCCCGATGCCCCGACGATCGCCAACAGCTCTCCCTTTTGGATTCCGATCGTTACCCCTTTCAGGATGACCAGCTCCTTGCCGGCGATCGGAAACGATTTGTAGAGGTCGATCACTTCAATCATCGATATAATCCAAGCTACTCATACCTGAGCGCCTCGGCGGGATCGAGTTTGGCGGCCTGCCAGGAAGGGTAGAGGGTGGCGAAAAATCCGATGAGGACCGCCGCCAACGAGACAAAGAAGACATCGAGCGCGTTGATCTTCACCGGCAGGTGGCTGATGTAGTAGATGTCGGCCGGCAGCGTATAGAACTTCTGAAGCACCCAACAAACGACGAGTCCCAAGGGCGTTCCAAGGATCACCCCCACCAGGCCGATGATCACCCCCTCCAGCATGAAGATCCGCATGATTGACTCCCGCGTCGCCCCCATCGCCTTCAAAATGGCGATCTCCCGGCTCTTTTCAACCACCGTCATCGTGAGGGTGCTGACGATGTTGAAAGAGGCGACCAGAATGATCAAGACGAGGATAATGAACATCATCATCTTTTCGAGCTGGAGCGCCGAGAAGAGGTTCCGGTTAAGCTTCATCCAGTCGCGCGCCTGGTAAGGAAAACCAAGATGGGTCTCGATCTGCTGAGCCACCCGGTCGGCGATGAAGATGTCATCGACCTTCACCTCGATCCCGGTGACGACGTCGGAGAGGTTGAAGAAGTTCTGCGCCTCTTTGATCGAGATGTAGGCGAGCGAAGAGTCATATTCGTACATGCCGGAGTCGAAGATGCCGACCACCCGGAATTTCCGGATCTTCGGCGTAAAACCCATGGGGCCGGTGAGCGATTTGCTGATCGACGCTCCCTCCTGGCCGACCGGCGAGACGATATTGATCCGATCTCCGAGAAACGCCCCCAATCGCCCCGCCAGCTCCCTGCCGATAATGATGCCGGGGAGGATCTTCTCCGGCTCCCCTTCCGTCTCCTCGATTCCCTCTTCTGGAAGAGAAGATTCGGGAGGATTGGTGAGGTAGTCGAGCCGCCCTTCGACGATGTTTTTGCCGATCTCGGTGACCTCCGCTTCGGTTTCGGGGTTAATGCCGCGCAGGACCACGCCGAAGACGTTGGTATCGGAGGAGAGGAGGACCTGTCTGAAGATAAAGGGGGTGGCGGCGACCACGTGCGGAACCTTCTTCGCCTCGTCGACCAGCCGGGGATATTCAGGAATCTCGTCCCGGGTCCGGTCGGTGATGACGATGTGGGAGTTGGTTCCGAGGATCTTATCGCGGAGGTCTTCCTTGAAGCCGGTCATGACGGCAAGGGTGGCGATGAGTGCGGCCACGCCGACCATGACCCCGCCGATCGAGATCAGCGTATTCAGGGAAATGCTTTTTTGGCGCCGTTTGGCCTTCAGGTAGCGAAGGCCGACGAAAAATTCGTAAGGAAATGCCATCCCATCCTTTCCGTTGCGAAATTATTCCTTCTCCGCGGCGGAGGGGGAGCGGTGTTCCGGTCTCATCTGCGGAAAGAGGATCACGTCGCGAATCGAGCTCTGATTGGTCAACAACATCACCAGCCGGTCGATCCCAATCCCTTCCCCCGCGGTCGGGGGCATTCCATATTCCAGGGCGCGGAGGTAGTCCTCATCCATCACATGGGCTTCCAAATCGCCTGCCGCCCGCTGGGCCACCTGCGATTCGAAGCGGGACCGCTGATCGTGCGGGTCGTTCAACTCAGAGAAGGCGTTTGCGATCTCGCGCGAGGCGATATACATCTCAAACCGCTCGGTCAGATGCGGCTGATCCGGTTTTCGCTTTGCCAGCGGGGAGATCTCCGTCGGATAGTCGGTGATGAAGACCGGTCCCGTCAGCTCCGGCTCGACCGTCATCTCAAAAAGATCGTTCAACTGTTTTCCGAGGGAGGCCCCTTGTTTGATCGGCAGCCCCGCCCGCTGCATCAGCTCGGCGACCTTCTGCGGATCGGAGAGGTCGCTCACGGCGACCTGGTATTTCTCCGCGATCGCATCGAGGTAGGCGAGCCGGCGCCAGGGGGGGGTCAGATCAATCTGCTTTTCTTGGTATTCGAACGTCAGCGTCCCCAAGACCTCCTGCGCCACGGTGGTAATGAGCGATTCGGTGAACGACATCAAATCCCGGTAATCGGCGTAAGCCATGTAGAATTCGAGCATGGTGAATTCGGGGTTGTGAATCGTCGAGATCCCCTCGTTCCGAAAATTCCGGTTGATCTCGAAAACCCGCTCGAACCCCCCGACGATCAGCCGCTTCAGATAAAGCTCCGGCGCAATTCTCAGGTAGAGGTCGACTCCCAGCGTATTGTGGTGGGTGATGAAGGGACGGGCTGCCGCGCCTCCGGGGATCGGGTGCATCATCGGCGTCTCCACCTCCAGGAAGCCATGCTGCGTCAGAAAGCGGCGGATCGAATCGATGATCATGCTGCGGAGCGCAAAGACTTTCCGAACTTCCGGGTTGGCGATCAGATCGACATATCGCATCCGGTAGCGGGTCTCGACGTCGGTCAATCCGTGCCATTTCTCTGGAAGGGGGCGAAGCGATTTGGAGAGGAGGGTCAGGCGGTCGGCTTGAAGGGTCAGCTCGTCGGTCTTCGTCCGGAAAAGCGGACCTTCGACCCCGATGTAGTCGCCGATATCGAGCTTCTCGAAGAGATCGTAACCGGCCTCCCCCAGATGGTCTTTCTTGAAGTAGACCTGAAGCCGCCCGGCGGCGTCTTGCAGGTGCGAAAAAGCGGCTTTCCCGAAACGGCGAAGCGAGATCATCCTCCCTGAGATCTTATAGGAAACCGGCTGCGCCTCAAGGGTCTCTTTGGTCGAGGCGTGATGCTTCTCGACAATCTCGGCGAGCGGCGTCTTCCCCTCGAAGCGGGCGCCGTACGGATCGATCCCGGCGGCGCGGAGGGTCTCCAGCTTCTTGATCCGCTGGACAATCTGGTCGTTGGTCTCTTCCATCTAGGATGAAACTCCTCAATTCGTATTGGGCTGGGACGACTCTCTGAGCGGTGAGAATCCTTTCAAAAATCAAATCATTATAGAGGATTGGCCGGGACACGTCAAGGATCAGACATGGCATGACGGAACGGCCGTTTTCTTGTCAAAAGGGGGATCGGCTGTTACACTCAAATGGAGTATGAAACGCTTGGAAAAACAATGAACCGGATCAAGTTAAGCCCTCTCTCCTTACGGGGAGCAGGGATTTTTTTTCTCGTCATCGTTTTATCCCTTCACGCCTGCGGGCGGGGAGGGGGGAGTCGGCATCGGGGGGGGCGTCCTCCTGCCGCGCCGGCCGGGGTCGCCGTGACCGCATTCAGCGGGGCGGTTGTCATCGGATGGGACCCGGTCGAGGAGGCGACCTCCTACCATGTCTACGTGGCGGCCGGCCCAGGGGTGACGAAAGCGAATTACGAGACCCTCCCTTTCGGGAAGCGGAATCCCGCGGCCGCCGGTCCCTTCACGCAGAGCGACCTCTTCGACGGGACGACCTATTATTTTGTCGTCACAGCGGTGAATGCGGCGGGGGAGAGTGCAGAATCGGCCGAGGTCTCTGCGACACCGATGTCGACCGCGCTTCCTCTCCCTCCCGCCGGACTCAGAGCGATCGCCGCGGACGGTCAGGTCACACTGGAATGGAACTCCGTCACCGGCGCCTCGAGTTATTTCCTCTACAGGGCGACCGTTTCCGGGATCAACCGAGACAATTGGAACACCATTGTCGGCGGAAATCGGACCCAGGTTCCGGGAGGTGCGACGGTCTATATCGAAGACAGCCTGACCAACGGGACGACCTACTTTTTCGTCGTCACCGCCCAGAACAGTCTGGGCCAGAGCGAGGAGTCGGCCGAGGTTTCGGCGACCCCCTTTGCGGCGGACACCGTTCCGGTGCAACCGACAAACTTAACTGCTTCAGCCGCGGACGGTGAAGTCATCCTCCATTGGAATGCCGCCGCAGGGGCGCAGTTTTACAATGTCTACTGGGGGACGGCGGCGGGGGTGACCCCGGACAACGGAACAAAAATTTCAAATCTTTCCGGCACCACCTACACGCACACCGGCCTCACGAACAACACCACTTACCATTACATTCTGACAGCGGAGAATGCCCACGGGGAAAGTCTTCCGTCCGAGGAGGCCTCGGCCACGCCGATTCCGACCCCGCCCCCGGCGGTGGTGACGTTGCCTCCGAGCGAGGTCTTGAAAACCGGCTCGGCGATTTTACATGGAGAGGTCAATCCGTTGGGATTCTCAGGCCAAACGACGGTTTATTTTGAATGGGGGGTGACGACGGCCTACGGCAGCAGCACGGCGCCACAAACAAAATCGGGAGGGAATACCTTTGTGGCGGTTTCCGACAGTTTAACGGGTCTGCAGCCGAACACCCCTTATCATTACCGGATCGTGGCGACCAACGACAGGGGAAGCGGCTTTGGAGCGGATCAAAGCTTCATTCTCCCCTTCCTCGGTCAGCCGAATGAATTTCCGGTCCGGGGTGGAGGAAGCCCCAACGATGTCGTGGTGGCCAAATTCGATGCGGGTAATCTATTCGATTTGGCCGTGGTGAATTTTGCGACCCATGAGGTCTCGCTGTTGACCGGGAACGGAGACGGCACGTTCGATGCCGCCGTCCATTTTCCGGCGACCCCTCCCGGTGTGCAGGGCTTTCCGCAGCATCTCGCCTCGGGAGACTTCAATAAGGATGGCATGCCTGATCTTGTCGTTTCCAACGGCGCCGTGGGAACGATGACGCTGCTTCTCAATACCGGGGGGGGCTTCGCGGCGGCCGTCTCGTTTGATCTTTGGATCGATCCGGACGACAGCGGACGGACCTTCCCGTCCGACTTGGTCGTCGCCGACTTCAACGAGGACGGAAACGACGATGTGGCCGTCACCGCGGTGATGAACGGCATCGGAAATGTTTCCGTCCTCCTGGGAGACGGGGCGGGAGGATTCGGCGCGCCGGTTCTCTTTCCAGCGGAAACCAGCCCTTCGGGAGTCGTCGCCGTTGATCTGGACGGGGATATGAACCTTGATCTGATCGTTGCCAACAGCTTAATCAATGAGATCTCCCTTCTCTCGGGGAACGGGGACGGCACGTTTGATCCGCCGGTCTCCTTTTCGATCGGGACCGACGCGTTCCATCGGCCGGTGGCCTTGGTTTCGGAGGACTTCGACGAAGACGGCACTCCCGATCTGGCGGTGGTGAATAACGAGAGCGGGACGGTTTCGATCTTCCTGAACGACGGGACCGGCGGTTTTGCCGCGCCGACCCGCTTCCCGGTCGGATTGGAGCCCCAAGGGATCGAGGTCGGCGACTTTAACGGCGATGGAAAACCGGACCTGGTCATTCCGAATTTTCGCACCGCCGTCGAGACGGAGTCGGTCACGGTTTATGTGGGGGTCGGAGACGGCACGTTTGGCCCCTCGCTTGAGATCACCCTCGGGACAAGTAAAAACCCGGTGGCCGCCGCCGCGGGGTATTTTGATGATGATCCTGTCGATCCGAATGCTCTACGCGATCTCGTCGTCGTGAACCGGAGCGGGAACTCGGTCTCGGTTCTTTTAGGACAGTAGGGCTCCAACGGCCGCTCCAGCCGTAGGCCGCTTCACTCGCGTCAGCATTGATCCGCTTATGCCGCCCGCTTCGGAATGATCGAAATCCCGCCGCTCCGCTCCAGAACGGCATATTTGATCTGGTCCATCCTCTCCAGCCCGAGCCGCTCCCGGGCCGCCGTCAGAATATCCGATTCATCGACCCGTGCTTTGTCCATCCGATCGTGAAGCGGGCGGCCGTTTTCCACAATGACGAGGGGAACGCCGTCGAGCCACTTTTCCGCCTGCGGCGACCGCTGCTTGATCAACGACATCAGGATGTCGGCTCCGAGGAGCGTGATAATCAGCAGAAAGGCGTTGGTGATGGAGTAGTCCTGGCCAAGCAGGGCCTGTTGGGTCGCTTCTGCAATAATCAGAATGAGGATAAAATCAAAGGTGGTGACCTCCGCAACGGAACGCTTCCCGGCAATCCGGAAGACGATCAAGAGAAATATGTAAACGGCGAGACCGCGTAGAACGGCGTCCATAAAAGACCTCCTTGGGTTCATAAAAGAGAGAGCACACTCATGGATAAATCCACTGGCGGAAAGTCAGCTCCTCTTCCGTGTTGAGACCGACCCGGCCTGAAAGCAGGCCGAACCGCTCGGTCTCCAGGTGAAATGTAATCTCCTTGGGAGGCCCCGATTTCTCGACCCGAAAAAGGTAGGTGAGATGGTCCGGACCCCCTTCGACCTCGTCCGGCTCCGGGGTGATTCGCCTAATCTGCACCCCCTTTAGATAATCGTGGTTGATCCAGACACGGACCGCCCCCTCTTTTTCAACGCCGGGCTCCAGATGGATGTGGAGGGTTGCCGGGGATTGAAATCTCTCAAAACGGTTATACTCCAACCGGAGAGGCCCCCCTTGCCGGCCTTGGCTGGCGCTGCTGAGCGGCCCCGGACCGAATAGCCCGAGAAAGGCTCCCATCACCGCGAGCCCCATAAGAATCCAGCCGAACCGTTGGATCTTCCAGGAGCGTTCTTGAAAAGGGAGATCTTCATAGACCTCTAAACTTCCGACCTGCTTCATCGTTGCCATCGTTGCATCCTCATCTTTTCCAATCATCTCATCAAAAGCAAAAAGCAAAACTTATGCCGGTAGCTGGACCAGAGGCAGCCGCTATGGAATGGCATTGATGAGCTTGGGTTACAACTGATCCTGAACCGGGACAGACCTTGAGCGGGCAAGGGCGCGCGACTCCTTCCTTGTATTTCCTGGAAAGGTAGTGATACAATGAAACGCTGTCTGCGTCATCATCCATTTCTTCTTCGATTCTGTTCTTGTTTTTATTCGATTCAGCGCGTCCCAACACCCCTGGGGTCCAGCGCGATCCCTCCTACGGGCCCGACGAGAAGATTCGTCATTGATGTCTACTTGAAGATAGGTGAATGGATTTGCATGTTTCAACGGGATGGACTTCCGATCGCTCGGATTGATAAAGTGCGCGGTGATAGAGACGGCTTGCATTGAAGGCGTTGAGTGGACTCTGTGAAGAGGAGTCTGCATGAACACCACAATCGGCTATACTATAGGAAAGTGTCGTTCCACACGCGAGGGGGAGGTTCCAGCTTTCCTCTTTGTCGTAACCAGGAGGTGAAGATCCGTGCAAAAAAAGATTTTAGTCGTCGACGATAACCAAGATACGGTCCAGATCTTAACGGCCGTACTCAAACGAGGGGGATATATTGTCGTGGCGGCGAGAGACGGGGTCGAGGCGGTTGAGAAGGTTCAACAGGAAAGACCGGCGCTGGTCCTTTCGGATCTCATGATGCCGAAGCTGGACGGCTTTGGGGTTATGGAGGCGATGCGGGCCGATCCGGGGATGAACCAGATTCCGGTGCTGATTATCTCCGCCAAGGTCGATCCGGTCTCCAAGGCGCGGGGGATGGAGTTGGGTGCCAAGGATTATATCGTAAAGCCGATCAACCCCGGCGAAGTTCTCCAGAAGGTACGGCACCATCTTCAAGAAGGTCTCAACTAGAAACAGGTCACAATCCACCTTTCTTCAATCCCTTCCATTTCTTTGAGATCCTCTCTATTTCTTCGTTTACCCGCTTGATAAAAGTGAAATAGCCTGGTACACTCCCTTCATTCCGAAGGAATGAGGGACCTCTTTGCCGGAATCAAAACGGATTCATATCATCGCCGTCTGCGGGACGGGGATGGCCGCCCTCGCCGGACTCCTCAAAAAGGGGGGGCACGCCGTCACCGGCTCCGACACACAGATCTACCCCCCCATGAGCACCCTTCTTGAAGAAGCGGGAATTCCTTGCAAGATCGGATATGACCCGTCTCACATCGAACCGAACACCGACCTGGTGATCATCGGAAATGCCGTCGGCAAAACCAATCCGGAGGTGGTCGCCACCCTAGAGCGGGGATTGCCCTATTTCTCCATGCCGGCGGCGCTGGGGGAGTTTTTCCTCAAGGGAAAAACGTCGCTGGTGGTGGCCGGGACACACGGAAAGACGACCACCTCTTCTCTTCTCGCCTGGGTCTTGACCTCGGCAGGGCTCGATCCGGGAATGATGATCGGCGGCTGGGTGAAGAACTTCAACAGCAACCACCGCTCGGGCAAAGGGAATTACTTCGTCGTTGAAGGAGACGAATACGACACCGCCTTCTTCGACAAAGGACCCAAGTTCCTTCATTATCAGCCCCATCACGCCATCCTGACCAGTATCGAGTTCGACCACGGCGATATCTATGCCGATCTGGCGGCGATTAAACAATCCTTCCGAAAGTTCGTGGCGCTTCTCCCCGCGGAGGGATTGCTGGTGACGGCCGCGGGAGATCCCGCGATCGGGGAGGTCATCAAAGGGGCCGGCTGCCGGATCGAGACCTACGGGATCGATGAAGAGGCCGATTGGCAGGCGGAGCAGATCCATATGACCGGGGAGCTCCTTTCATTCGACGTTTTCCGCCGCCGAAAAAAAATGGGGACGATTCGAAACCCCTTGGCCGGCCGGCATAACCTGAAAAATACATTGGCAGTGATCGCGTTGGCGCACGAGGTCGGCGTTCCTTGGGAAAAAATCGCGGAAGGGGTGCTGCGATTCGAGGGGATCAAGCGGCGCCAGGAGATCGTGGGGGAGGTTCGCGATATATTGATCATCGATGACTTCGCCCATCATCCGACCGCCATCTCCGAGACCCTTATGGCCCTCCGGCTCCGGTATCCGACCCGGCGGCTCTGGGCCGTCTTCGAGCCGCGCTCCGCCACCAGCCGGCGGAATGTCTTTCAGAAGGAGTTTGTCGCCGCCCTTGCCCCGGCCGACCGGATTATCTTGGCCGACATCTTCGCCCCGGAGAAGATTCCGGCGGAGGATCGGCTCAATCCCGAAAAGATCATCTCCGATCTGGTCGCGCTTGGAAAGAACGCCCGGTTTTTATCGACCGCCGACCGGATCGTCTCCGAAATGGTGAAGGAACTGGTGCCGGGAGATGTCGTCTGCGTGATGTCGAGCGGCGGTTTCGGCGGGATTCACCAAAAATTGATTTCGAAATTGGCGATGTAGGGGCGAATCTCGCTTGCACTGTAGCACCGTGTATTCGCCCTAGCCCGACAATAATGAAAATGATGGGCGATCACGAGGATCGCCCCTACCGTTAGGAATGTGTCCAGTCGAATCTCCCAAAAAATGCAGGAGGGGGTCGCCGCCGGGGTCTTCCCGGGGGGGGTCCTATTGGTCTCCTCCCAAGGGGAGGTCCGTTTTCATCAGGCGTTCGGATCGGCCTCGCTGATTCCCAATCAGGTCCCGATGACCTGCGATACTCTTTTTGATCTCGCCTCCCTGACGAAGCCGCTCGCCACCGCCGCCGCGATCCTCATTTTAATTCAGAATGACCTTCTTGCCCTCACCGATCCGCTCTCGAAGTTTTTTCCCGAGTTTACTTTCGGAGCGAAGCGGGAGATCACCCTCTATCATCTCTTGAACCACAGCGCCGGTCTTCCCGATTGGAAGCCCTATTATCAGGAGATTGCAGAACAGGAGGAAAAAGATCCCGGTTTTCTCGGCTCCTCTGCGGCCAAGCAGAAAATCTGCCAACGGGTGAAAGAGGAGCCGCTGATCGCCTATCCGGGGGCGAAAAGCCTTTATAGCGATCTCGGTTTTATTCTCCTCGGAGAGGTGGTGGAAGCGGTGGCGACGGAGCCGCTTCACCGCTTTTGTTATCGGAACCTCTTTTCAAAACACGATTGCAAGGAGACTTTCTTTATCCGGCTCGGACGGCGGCCGCAGGCCTATCGGGGGCGCCTTTTTGCGGCGACCGAGGAGTGTCCCTGGCGGGGCAAGGTGATCCGGGGGTGGGTTCACGACGATAATGCTTATGCGATGGGAGGGGTAGCCGGCCATGCCGGTTTATTCTCGACGGCGTGGGAGGTCTACCGTCTGGTCCGGCTTTGGTTCGATTCGATCGCAGGAACGGGGCCGCTCAATTCAACGCTGGCGACCCTCTTTACCACCTGCCAGAAGGGAAATGACATTCCGGTCGGCTCCTCCTGGGGGTTGGGGTGGGATACCCCCTCACATCCTCATTCCTCTTCAGGCCGGTTTTTTTCTCCAATGAGCTTCGGCCATCTTGGCTTTACCGGAACATCGATTTGGGTCGACCGGAAGAGAGATCTGATTGTAATCTTGTTGACCAATCGGGTCCATCCGAGCCGGGACAATTCGGAGATCCGTCTCTTCCGCCCCGAGCTCCACGATCTGATTTTTGAGGAGGTGGTCGGTGTCTAACCAGCGCCGGCAGTCGATCATCAAGCCGAAACGGCTCTCCCCCGGGGAGACGATCGGAGTTGTGGCGCCGGCCGGACGGGTGGAGCCGGCCGATCTTCACCGCGGTGTGCTCCGGCTCGAACAGCTTGGGTTCAAGGTCATCGTCGGGCGGCACGTTGAGAAGAGCCACCGCTACCTCGCCGGGAAAGACCCCGACCGGGCGGCCGACCTCCGGTCGATGTTCGAGAACCGTGATGTCCGCGCCGTCCTCTGCGCGCGGGGGGGCTCCGGAACCGCCCGGCTTCTTCGTTTCCTCGATCGGAACCGCCTTGAACCGAAGATTTTCCTCGGCTGCAGCGATGTCACGACCCTGCTCCTCTATTTCTCCCGCATCTTGGGTTGGGTGACCTTCCATGGCCCGATGGTCGCAACGCAGTTTGGGAAAGGACCGAATCAGGCGATGGACGAAAACTTCATGAAGGTCCTCGGCGGCCAGGCGGTGGAAATGTCGTTCCCCGGCGTCCGGACATTGCGGCCCGGTCAAGCGGAGGGGATCTTGACCGGCGGCTGTCTTACCCTGATCTGCACAACCATCGGGACCCCCTATGAGATCGAGACCAAAGATAAGATCCTCTTTATTGAAGACATCGATGAGGCCCCCTATCGAATCGATCGGATGCTCTCTTATCTGAAAGGGTTGGGCAAATTCGACCATGTGCGGGGGGTTGTCTTTGGTCAGATGCCCCGTTGCCAGCCGGAGCTCCTTCCCGAGATCATTATGGAAATTTTTGATGAACTCCCCGTCCCGGTTCTCTTTGGTTTCCCTTCCGGCCATGGGGATTCGCTCGCCACCCTTCCCTTCGGCCTTCCTGTGCGGATCGATGGAATCACCGGCACCATAGGAATGGTGGAGCCGGCTGTCCTTTGATGATCTCCAGGTGTGAAAGATTTACATATCTTCATTAAGCCCTCGCATCGTTTGTATATAACTTACCCAAGGCAATCCTCTCTATCTACTTTGATTTCCAATTAATTTTGTCTTTCTTTCCTTCGCCGCATTCCGTTGCAACGGGTTGATCCCACTTCCTAAAAAGTGCATGTTTTTTCATCGATCATC contains:
- a CDS encoding beta-lactamase family protein, whose translation is MSSRISQKMQEGVAAGVFPGGVLLVSSQGEVRFHQAFGSASLIPNQVPMTCDTLFDLASLTKPLATAAAILILIQNDLLALTDPLSKFFPEFTFGAKREITLYHLLNHSAGLPDWKPYYQEIAEQEEKDPGFLGSSAAKQKICQRVKEEPLIAYPGAKSLYSDLGFILLGEVVEAVATEPLHRFCYRNLFSKHDCKETFFIRLGRRPQAYRGRLFAATEECPWRGKVIRGWVHDDNAYAMGGVAGHAGLFSTAWEVYRLVRLWFDSIAGTGPLNSTLATLFTTCQKGNDIPVGSSWGLGWDTPSHPHSSSGRFFSPMSFGHLGFTGTSIWVDRKRDLIVILLTNRVHPSRDNSEIRLFRPELHDLIFEEVVGV
- a CDS encoding response regulator codes for the protein MQKKILVVDDNQDTVQILTAVLKRGGYIVVAARDGVEAVEKVQQERPALVLSDLMMPKLDGFGVMEAMRADPGMNQIPVLIISAKVDPVSKARGMELGAKDYIVKPINPGEVLQKVRHHLQEGLN
- the mpl gene encoding UDP-N-acetylmuramate:L-alanyl-gamma-D-glutamyl-meso-diaminopimelate ligase; protein product: MPESKRIHIIAVCGTGMAALAGLLKKGGHAVTGSDTQIYPPMSTLLEEAGIPCKIGYDPSHIEPNTDLVIIGNAVGKTNPEVVATLERGLPYFSMPAALGEFFLKGKTSLVVAGTHGKTTTSSLLAWVLTSAGLDPGMMIGGWVKNFNSNHRSGKGNYFVVEGDEYDTAFFDKGPKFLHYQPHHAILTSIEFDHGDIYADLAAIKQSFRKFVALLPAEGLLVTAAGDPAIGEVIKGAGCRIETYGIDEEADWQAEQIHMTGELLSFDVFRRRKKMGTIRNPLAGRHNLKNTLAVIALAHEVGVPWEKIAEGVLRFEGIKRRQEIVGEVRDILIIDDFAHHPTAISETLMALRLRYPTRRLWAVFEPRSATSRRNVFQKEFVAALAPADRIILADIFAPEKIPAEDRLNPEKIISDLVALGKNARFLSTADRIVSEMVKELVPGDVVCVMSSGGFGGIHQKLISKLAM
- a CDS encoding FG-GAP-like repeat-containing protein; translated protein: MNRIKLSPLSLRGAGIFFLVIVLSLHACGRGGGSRHRGGRPPAAPAGVAVTAFSGAVVIGWDPVEEATSYHVYVAAGPGVTKANYETLPFGKRNPAAAGPFTQSDLFDGTTYYFVVTAVNAAGESAESAEVSATPMSTALPLPPAGLRAIAADGQVTLEWNSVTGASSYFLYRATVSGINRDNWNTIVGGNRTQVPGGATVYIEDSLTNGTTYFFVVTAQNSLGQSEESAEVSATPFAADTVPVQPTNLTASAADGEVILHWNAAAGAQFYNVYWGTAAGVTPDNGTKISNLSGTTYTHTGLTNNTTYHYILTAENAHGESLPSEEASATPIPTPPPAVVTLPPSEVLKTGSAILHGEVNPLGFSGQTTVYFEWGVTTAYGSSTAPQTKSGGNTFVAVSDSLTGLQPNTPYHYRIVATNDRGSGFGADQSFILPFLGQPNEFPVRGGGSPNDVVVAKFDAGNLFDLAVVNFATHEVSLLTGNGDGTFDAAVHFPATPPGVQGFPQHLASGDFNKDGMPDLVVSNGAVGTMTLLLNTGGGFAAAVSFDLWIDPDDSGRTFPSDLVVADFNEDGNDDVAVTAVMNGIGNVSVLLGDGAGGFGAPVLFPAETSPSGVVAVDLDGDMNLDLIVANSLINEISLLSGNGDGTFDPPVSFSIGTDAFHRPVALVSEDFDEDGTPDLAVVNNESGTVSIFLNDGTGGFAAPTRFPVGLEPQGIEVGDFNGDGKPDLVIPNFRTAVETESVTVYVGVGDGTFGPSLEITLGTSKNPVAAAAGYFDDDPVDPNALRDLVVVNRSGNSVSVLLGQ
- a CDS encoding DUF421 domain-containing protein, producing the protein MDAVLRGLAVYIFLLIVFRIAGKRSVAEVTTFDFILILIIAEATQQALLGQDYSITNAFLLIITLLGADILMSLIKQRSPQAEKWLDGVPLVIVENGRPLHDRMDKARVDESDILTAARERLGLERMDQIKYAVLERSGGISIIPKRAA
- the lysS gene encoding lysine--tRNA ligase, coding for MEETNDQIVQRIKKLETLRAAGIDPYGARFEGKTPLAEIVEKHHASTKETLEAQPVSYKISGRMISLRRFGKAAFSHLQDAAGRLQVYFKKDHLGEAGYDLFEKLDIGDYIGVEGPLFRTKTDELTLQADRLTLLSKSLRPLPEKWHGLTDVETRYRMRYVDLIANPEVRKVFALRSMIIDSIRRFLTQHGFLEVETPMMHPIPGGAAARPFITHHNTLGVDLYLRIAPELYLKRLIVGGFERVFEINRNFRNEGISTIHNPEFTMLEFYMAYADYRDLMSFTESLITTVAQEVLGTLTFEYQEKQIDLTPPWRRLAYLDAIAEKYQVAVSDLSDPQKVAELMQRAGLPIKQGASLGKQLNDLFEMTVEPELTGPVFITDYPTEISPLAKRKPDQPHLTERFEMYIASREIANAFSELNDPHDQRSRFESQVAQRAAGDLEAHVMDEDYLRALEYGMPPTAGEGIGIDRLVMLLTNQSSIRDVILFPQMRPEHRSPSAAEKE
- a CDS encoding lipoprotein-releasing ABC transporter permease subunit is translated as MAFPYEFFVGLRYLKAKRRQKSISLNTLISIGGVMVGVAALIATLAVMTGFKEDLRDKILGTNSHIVITDRTRDEIPEYPRLVDEAKKVPHVVAATPFIFRQVLLSSDTNVFGVVLRGINPETEAEVTEIGKNIVEGRLDYLTNPPESSLPEEGIEETEGEPEKILPGIIIGRELAGRLGAFLGDRINIVSPVGQEGASISKSLTGPMGFTPKIRKFRVVGIFDSGMYEYDSSLAYISIKEAQNFFNLSDVVTGIEVKVDDIFIADRVAQQIETHLGFPYQARDWMKLNRNLFSALQLEKMMMFIILVLIILVASFNIVSTLTMTVVEKSREIAILKAMGATRESIMRIFMLEGVIIGLVGVILGTPLGLVVCWVLQKFYTLPADIYYISHLPVKINALDVFFVSLAAVLIGFFATLYPSWQAAKLDPAEALRYE
- a CDS encoding ABC transporter ATP-binding protein; its protein translation is MIEVIDLYKSFPIAGKELVILKGVTIGIQKGELLAIVGASGVGKSTLLHLLGALDRPTSGKVFFEGIDLFSRSDRELAEFRNRKIGYVFQFHHLLPEFTALENVMMPGLIRRMERQKIEAAAQEMLEAVGLGHRLTHRPGQLSGGEQQRVAIARALVLQPQLILADEPTGNLDTHTSDEVFSLLKKLNRERGTTFVLVTHNEKLSLQADRLIKMVDGKIEGA